From the Acidobacteriota bacterium genome, one window contains:
- a CDS encoding CoA pyrophosphatase: MKPEITDRVTHLLASRSKQIRADWDYIPAAVLVPIFSKDNIPHLLLTKRSTKLRDHSGEVAFPGGRVDPEDQTPQVTALREAEEEIGLSRQDVRLLGEMDEFLTMSGYLITPVVGWIPYPYEFQINAHEIEYLIEVPIPIIDQPQALEVRQFQVLGRTRPVYFYHYGDRDPIWGVSGRIVNQFLSLVYPIIRETLSL, translated from the coding sequence ATGAAACCGGAGATCACGGATCGTGTCACGCACCTGCTGGCATCGCGTTCCAAACAGATTCGTGCTGATTGGGACTATATTCCGGCAGCGGTGCTTGTGCCAATTTTTTCAAAAGACAATATCCCGCATTTATTGTTGACCAAGCGCTCCACCAAACTGCGCGATCACAGCGGCGAAGTGGCTTTTCCTGGTGGTCGAGTTGATCCGGAAGATCAAACCCCGCAGGTCACCGCGCTCCGTGAGGCCGAGGAGGAAATTGGGCTGAGTCGCCAGGATGTGCGATTGCTAGGGGAAATGGACGAATTCCTGACCATGAGCGGGTACTTGATTACACCAGTGGTTGGGTGGATTCCGTACCCGTATGAGTTTCAAATCAATGCCCACGAAATTGAATATCTGATTGAAGTACCGATTCCAATCATTGATCAGCCCCAGGCTCTGGAGGTCCGCCAGTTTCAGGTGCTGGGTCGGACTCGACCGGTGTACTTTTATCACTATGGTGATCGGGATCCGATTTGGGGCGTTTCAGGGCGAATTGTGAACCAGTTTTTGTCGCTGGTATACCCGATTATTCGTGAAACTTTGTCGCTGTAA
- a CDS encoding sigma-54-dependent Fis family transcriptional regulator: protein MENQTDKRLAEKADPGIIIVAQSLAMREVLERAARVAPTEANLLISGESGTGKDLLARWIHEHSLRASGAYVKIDCGTLPENLLEAELFGYERGAFTGASATKPGRFEAAQGGTLVLDEVTGLSQPAQAKLLRVIEDRRFTRLGGTQLLSLNARLISLTNINLPETVSRRAFRADLFHRLNVIPLELPPLRERREDILPLAKYFLELVARRHARPLCTLTPESQAALNGYAFPGNVRELFHLIERAVLLTRSEVLGLEVFPSQVASAVSIIRSRKQQPTLAQLEALYIREVLRSTRGQKSRAAEILGISRKNLYEKMRAYDIPYNQKRVKSEE, encoded by the coding sequence ATGGAAAATCAGACCGACAAACGGCTGGCGGAAAAGGCCGATCCAGGAATCATCATCGTGGCTCAGTCACTGGCCATGCGGGAAGTCCTGGAGCGAGCCGCCAGAGTGGCGCCCACCGAAGCGAACCTCCTCATCAGCGGCGAAAGCGGAACCGGTAAAGATTTACTCGCCCGCTGGATTCACGAACACAGCCTCCGGGCATCGGGCGCCTATGTCAAAATTGATTGCGGCACGCTGCCTGAAAACCTGCTTGAAGCCGAACTTTTTGGATATGAACGCGGTGCCTTTACGGGTGCTTCGGCAACCAAACCAGGCCGTTTTGAAGCCGCGCAAGGTGGAACGCTGGTGCTCGATGAAGTCACTGGTCTTTCACAGCCAGCTCAGGCCAAGTTGCTGCGGGTGATCGAAGATCGTCGGTTTACCCGACTTGGTGGCACTCAACTCCTGTCCCTCAACGCTCGACTTATTTCCCTGACCAATATCAATCTGCCTGAAACAGTGTCACGCCGTGCCTTTCGAGCTGACTTGTTTCATCGGCTGAACGTGATTCCGCTTGAACTCCCTCCCTTGCGCGAACGGCGCGAAGACATTCTCCCCCTGGCAAAATACTTTTTAGAACTGGTTGCCCGCCGTCATGCCCGTCCGCTCTGTACCTTGACTCCGGAAAGTCAGGCAGCGCTCAACGGGTATGCGTTTCCAGGAAATGTGCGCGAACTCTTTCATCTGATTGAGCGTGCGGTCTTGCTGACACGTTCGGAAGTACTTGGCCTTGAAGTCTTTCCATCACAGGTCGCATCAGCCGTTTCGATCATCCGTTCACGCAAGCAACAGCCGACGCTGGCCCAGCTCGAAGCGCTCTATATCCGTGAAGTGCTGCGCTCAACCCGTGGTCAGAAGAGCCGGGCTGCCGAAATTTTGGGCATCAGCCGCAAGAATCTGTATGAAAAAATGCGCGCTTACGACATCCCTTATAACCAGAAGCGAGTGAAGAGTGAAGAATGA
- the nadD gene encoding nicotinate (nicotinamide) nucleotide adenylyltransferase, with the protein MGTPRRIGLFGGTFDPIHYGHLRLAESLIGLFSFDELLFIPTCSPPHKQFEQVTTAYHRHAMTVLATLHSEHSRVSTIELFAPEKPYTVETVSTFRDSYGPNAHIFFLMGADSFGMLHQWYKFQTLIDLCHIIVMSRPGYDLGDATFHRERFGENRVVDFRNGFSLSTISTELTAPNKRIFLTDLVALDVSATEIRAAVSQGKSIAQYVPPMVERYIYTYQLYQKSRIKIT; encoded by the coding sequence ATGGGAACACCGCGCCGAATTGGACTGTTTGGGGGAACTTTTGATCCTATTCATTATGGTCATTTGCGCCTGGCTGAAAGTTTGATTGGTCTGTTCAGCTTTGACGAGTTGCTGTTTATTCCAACCTGCAGCCCACCTCACAAACAATTTGAGCAGGTGACCACGGCCTATCACCGCCACGCAATGACCGTATTGGCCACACTCCATTCGGAACACAGTCGAGTTTCAACCATTGAACTGTTTGCGCCGGAAAAGCCCTACACAGTTGAAACAGTGAGTACGTTTCGCGACAGCTATGGACCGAATGCCCATATTTTCTTTCTCATGGGCGCCGATTCGTTTGGAATGCTCCACCAATGGTATAAATTTCAGACGCTCATTGACCTCTGCCACATCATCGTGATGTCGCGCCCAGGATATGACCTGGGAGATGCCACCTTCCATCGCGAACGATTTGGTGAGAACCGGGTGGTTGATTTTCGAAATGGGTTTTCGCTCTCAACAATTTCAACTGAACTGACCGCCCCTAACAAACGGATTTTTCTGACGGATCTGGTGGCGTTAGACGTTTCCGCAACGGAAATTCGCGCCGCTGTCAGTCAAGGAAAGTCCATCGCGCAATATGTTCCGCCGATGGTGGAACGCTACATCTACACGTATCAGCTTTACCAGAAAAGTAGAATCAAGATCACATGA
- the obgE gene encoding GTPase ObgE has product MFIDRAKIYVEGGHGGNGCLAFRREKFVPRGGPSGGDGGNGGSVYLEASDQMNTLLSFRYNPQYKADRGRHGEGSCCHGKSGADMIVKVPIGTQVFDFDTNELVADLMEPGQRVLVVAGGRGGRGNAQFATSTNRAPRRHEPGYPGEMRYLQLELKILADVGLLGYPNVGKSTLISVISAARPKIADYPFTTLVPNLGVVQLEDYRSFVVADIPGLIEGAHEGHGLGLQFLRHVERTRLLLHLIDVSEFSGRDPIQDYETIMRELRFYNAEIAERPQIVVATKQDVVQSSERTDALRDFCKARGLELFVISSVTGEGVKPLIYRVDQKLTELKAKQPAPPSIFQPSVVVEPVVTAVVEE; this is encoded by the coding sequence ATGTTTATTGATCGAGCTAAAATTTATGTCGAAGGCGGTCACGGTGGGAACGGCTGTTTGGCGTTCCGACGTGAGAAATTTGTCCCTCGCGGCGGTCCGTCCGGAGGGGATGGCGGCAATGGAGGCTCGGTGTACCTGGAGGCTTCCGACCAGATGAACACCCTGCTTTCATTTCGCTATAACCCACAATACAAGGCTGATCGTGGCCGACACGGCGAGGGCAGTTGCTGCCACGGCAAAAGCGGCGCCGATATGATTGTCAAAGTACCGATTGGCACCCAGGTCTTTGATTTTGATACCAATGAACTCGTGGCGGATTTAATGGAACCGGGTCAGCGAGTGCTGGTGGTTGCCGGCGGACGCGGCGGACGCGGCAATGCCCAGTTTGCGACGTCAACCAACCGGGCACCGCGCCGACACGAACCTGGGTACCCCGGCGAGATGCGCTATCTGCAGCTTGAACTCAAAATTCTGGCGGATGTTGGCTTGCTCGGATATCCAAATGTCGGGAAATCCACTTTGATTTCAGTGATTTCCGCGGCGCGACCCAAAATTGCCGACTATCCATTTACCACACTGGTACCCAACCTGGGCGTGGTTCAACTGGAAGATTACCGCAGTTTCGTTGTGGCTGATATTCCAGGCTTGATTGAAGGCGCCCACGAAGGCCACGGCCTTGGCCTGCAGTTTTTGCGCCACGTCGAACGAACGCGGTTGCTGCTCCATTTGATTGATGTATCAGAGTTTTCAGGTCGTGATCCGATACAGGACTATGAAACGATCATGCGTGAATTGCGCTTCTACAATGCTGAGATTGCCGAGCGTCCGCAAATCGTGGTGGCCACCAAGCAGGACGTGGTGCAATCATCTGAACGAACCGACGCCCTGCGTGATTTTTGCAAGGCCCGTGGGTTGGAACTCTTTGTGATTTCATCAGTTACGGGTGAAGGCGTCAAACCGCTGATCTATCGAGTTGACCAGAAATTAACGGAGTTAAAAGCCAAACAGCCCGCACCGCCATCAATTTTTCAACCATCGGTCGTGGTTGAACCCGTTGTTACTGCGGTTGTCGAAGAGTGA
- the rsfS gene encoding ribosome silencing factor: MPTPSSQLDAVLSSASDVQDERLWTAIRAAQEKKAFDIVILEISQVTSFADYFLLCSGSSTRQTEAIASEIEKKLGEQGTYTNHKEGAGEWILFDYGDIIIHVFTKETRAFYDLERLWRDGRRINIPNDAE, from the coding sequence ATGCCAACTCCCTCTTCGCAACTGGATGCGGTGCTTTCTTCCGCCAGTGACGTTCAGGATGAGCGTCTCTGGACTGCCATTCGGGCAGCCCAAGAAAAGAAAGCCTTTGATATTGTTATTTTAGAAATTTCCCAGGTGACCAGCTTTGCTGATTACTTTTTGTTGTGCAGCGGTTCTTCAACCCGTCAAACCGAAGCCATTGCCTCTGAAATCGAGAAAAAACTTGGTGAGCAGGGCACCTACACCAACCACAAAGAAGGTGCTGGCGAGTGGATCCTGTTTGACTATGGTGACATCATCATCCACGTTTTCACTAAAGAAACCCGCGCGTTCTATGACCTGGAACGCCTCTGGCGCGATGGTCGCCGGATCAATATTCCGAATGACGCTGAGTAG
- a CDS encoding 23S rRNA (pseudouridine(1915)-N(3))-methyltransferase RlmH, which translates to MQIHFITVGKLKSPHLAALAQDYLGRLGRFVRCDVMTVREAAESTASDVRRAQEQEATAILAKIPASAFMVLLDVEGAMVSSEKLAEMIERHQNEATKDLYFVIGGFSGVAESVRKRANWRWSLSKLTFTHEIAQVLVAEQLYRAYTILHRHPYSK; encoded by the coding sequence ATGCAAATCCACTTCATCACGGTCGGCAAGCTGAAATCGCCACATCTGGCAGCCCTGGCTCAGGATTATCTGGGACGGTTGGGGCGATTTGTCCGATGTGACGTCATGACCGTGCGGGAAGCTGCTGAATCAACCGCCAGTGATGTCCGGCGGGCTCAGGAACAGGAAGCAACCGCTATTCTGGCAAAAATCCCAGCCAGTGCCTTTATGGTGCTTTTGGATGTTGAGGGAGCGATGGTTTCGTCTGAAAAACTGGCGGAAATGATTGAACGCCACCAGAACGAAGCCACCAAAGACCTCTATTTTGTCATTGGTGGCTTTTCCGGCGTGGCTGAAAGTGTCAGAAAGCGGGCCAACTGGCGCTGGTCGCTCTCAAAATTGACCTTTACCCATGAAATTGCCCAGGTTTTGGTGGCTGAACAGTTGTATCGGGCCTACACAATCCTGCACCGGCATCCTTATTCGAAATAG
- the sthA gene encoding Si-specific NAD(P)(+) transhydrogenase, with the protein MDYDVLVIGTGPAGQRAAQTAAKYKPKVAVVERNPLVGGASLNTGTIPSKTLREAAVYLSGRRLRDVYGESYTVKKDVTMEDLAIRSRHVTQAEREAVKRRLTHSHIEIFQGVASFVDPHTIQIAGAPRTQTITAEKIIIATGTLPRQPPGIEFRRGHIMDSDAIPEMTEIPRSLLVIGAGVIGVEYATIFASLNVEVTLVDGRPTILDFVDREVIDMLMYHMRDLGISIRLGEAVASVEWVRNDRIVATLESGKRIITQSILVATGRRAATDNLNLAVAGLHTDDSGRLKVNDFFQTEVPHIYAAGDVIGFPSLASTSMEQGRNAARHACDREVFRLNEVYPYGIYTIPEISTVGKTEAELTKAKIPYETGVAQYRDIVRGRILGDKAGMLKILFHLETHEILGVHAIGEGATELIHIGQAVMAHGGKLDYFVDSVFNYPTLAEAYKVAALDGISKLSFA; encoded by the coding sequence ATGGACTACGATGTTTTGGTTATCGGGACCGGACCAGCCGGACAGCGGGCTGCCCAAACAGCAGCCAAATACAAACCCAAAGTGGCCGTGGTCGAACGAAATCCACTCGTGGGCGGCGCCTCACTCAATACGGGCACCATTCCATCAAAAACCCTGCGCGAAGCCGCTGTTTACCTCTCCGGTCGCCGGTTGCGCGATGTATATGGTGAAAGCTACACGGTGAAAAAAGACGTTACGATGGAAGATCTTGCCATCCGATCCCGTCACGTCACCCAGGCTGAACGCGAAGCCGTCAAACGCCGCCTGACGCATAGCCATATCGAAATTTTTCAGGGCGTGGCCTCGTTTGTGGACCCGCATACCATTCAAATTGCTGGTGCTCCACGAACTCAAACCATCACAGCAGAAAAAATTATCATTGCCACCGGGACACTGCCTCGCCAGCCGCCAGGGATTGAATTCCGGCGTGGGCATATTATGGATTCCGATGCCATCCCGGAAATGACTGAAATTCCACGCAGCCTGCTTGTGATTGGGGCCGGGGTGATTGGCGTCGAATATGCCACCATCTTTGCTTCGCTCAATGTCGAAGTCACGCTTGTGGATGGACGCCCAACCATTCTCGATTTCGTGGACCGCGAAGTGATTGACATGCTGATGTATCACATGCGCGATTTGGGAATTTCGATCCGATTGGGCGAAGCCGTGGCCAGTGTCGAATGGGTTCGCAATGACCGCATCGTCGCCACGCTTGAATCCGGCAAACGCATTATTACTCAAAGTATTCTGGTTGCCACCGGTCGCCGGGCGGCAACTGACAACCTGAATCTGGCGGTGGCTGGACTCCACACGGATGATTCAGGTCGCCTGAAGGTCAATGATTTCTTCCAGACCGAAGTCCCACACATTTATGCCGCTGGGGATGTAATCGGCTTTCCGTCACTGGCATCCACCAGTATGGAACAGGGCCGCAATGCAGCGCGGCATGCCTGTGATCGCGAAGTGTTCCGGCTGAACGAAGTCTACCCTTACGGCATTTACACCATTCCGGAAATTTCAACCGTCGGCAAAACCGAAGCTGAATTGACCAAAGCCAAAATTCCTTATGAAACGGGCGTGGCACAATATCGCGACATCGTTCGAGGACGCATTCTGGGCGATAAAGCCGGGATGCTCAAAATTCTGTTTCATCTGGAAACCCATGAAATTCTGGGCGTTCACGCCATCGGCGAAGGTGCCACGGAACTCATTCACATTGGTCAGGCGGTGATGGCGCACGGCGGAAAGCTCGACTACTTTGTGGATTCGGTCTTTAACTATCCGACGCTGGCCGAAGCCTACAAAGTCGCCGCACTGGATGGAATCAGCAAGCTCAGTTTTGCCTGA
- a CDS encoding sigma-54-dependent Fis family transcriptional regulator yields MEPKPEITSLVTPQSILGVSAWAQDARSILHAHASHDRPLILIGEPGTGKRFLARQLHHLSHRSHQPFIAIECQTLSPASLRAALLGLSTMGASTTGQGLLELARGGTLYLGGLVAWPAELSDLLARIDSSSTLLPPFPKPTASFQPHLVTSQSQAHFDVRLVFGLLPVGEADARESCIAQADRLVIPPLRERKADIEMLAEHFLSEFLQTLGREDRSLGPDARRRLLEYEWPGNIKELKSAMLYAVHHLRTKPVSLPDLPPPLGQGEPQENNSSLSELAQQNLSLQDAVEAFEKQLITEALRRTGGHQTRAAQILGIKLTTLNMKLARFGIDPRTMRFQ; encoded by the coding sequence ATGGAACCTAAACCTGAGATCACATCGCTGGTCACGCCACAATCCATTCTTGGGGTCAGCGCCTGGGCACAGGATGCGCGTTCAATCCTGCACGCCCACGCCTCGCATGACCGTCCCCTGATTTTGATCGGGGAACCCGGTACCGGAAAACGCTTCCTTGCACGCCAACTTCACCATTTAAGCCATCGCAGCCACCAGCCGTTTATTGCCATTGAATGCCAAACGCTGTCACCAGCTTCACTCCGGGCGGCATTACTGGGATTGTCCACGATGGGAGCCAGCACAACCGGGCAAGGGCTGCTGGAACTGGCACGCGGCGGCACGCTTTATCTCGGAGGGCTCGTCGCCTGGCCGGCGGAGTTGTCTGACTTGCTGGCTCGGATCGACAGTTCGAGTACGCTCCTTCCACCCTTTCCAAAACCGACAGCCAGTTTCCAACCGCATCTGGTGACTTCCCAATCACAGGCACATTTTGATGTTCGCCTGGTGTTTGGCCTGTTGCCGGTGGGCGAAGCCGATGCCCGTGAAAGCTGTATTGCTCAGGCCGACCGACTGGTCATTCCACCTCTGCGGGAACGCAAAGCCGATATTGAAATGCTGGCTGAACATTTTCTGAGTGAATTTCTGCAAACACTGGGCCGGGAGGACCGATCCCTGGGACCCGATGCCCGACGACGGCTGCTTGAGTACGAATGGCCGGGCAACATCAAAGAACTCAAAAGTGCGATGCTGTATGCTGTGCACCATCTGCGAACCAAGCCGGTCAGTCTCCCGGATTTACCGCCGCCGCTGGGACAGGGCGAGCCACAAGAAAATAATTCATCCCTGAGTGAACTCGCTCAACAAAATCTATCGCTCCAGGACGCAGTTGAAGCTTTTGAAAAACAACTCATCACCGAAGCGCTCCGCCGCACCGGTGGCCACCAAACACGGGCGGCCCAGATTCTGGGAATCAAATTAACCACCCTCAACATGAAACTGGCCCGGTTTGGAATTGACCCGCGAACCATGCGGTTTCAGTAA
- the rplU gene encoding 50S ribosomal protein L21, with protein MSYAVVLTGGKQFRVQAGEVVRFPSLAANVGESVEFDQVLVLSNGSEIKIGQPTVNGAAVKGVVVEQGRGPKVIVFKFKRRKQYKRKQGHRQGFTAVRIESIA; from the coding sequence GTGTCGTACGCAGTCGTTCTAACTGGAGGCAAGCAGTTTCGTGTTCAGGCAGGGGAAGTGGTTCGCTTTCCATCCCTGGCAGCCAATGTTGGAGAATCGGTCGAATTTGACCAGGTGTTGGTCCTTTCCAATGGCTCGGAAATCAAAATTGGACAGCCAACCGTCAACGGTGCCGCCGTGAAGGGTGTTGTGGTTGAACAGGGCCGCGGCCCGAAGGTCATTGTTTTTAAATTCAAGCGCCGCAAGCAATACAAGCGGAAACAAGGTCATCGCCAGGGATTTACGGCGGTGCGCATTGAATCCATCGCCTAA
- the udk gene encoding uridine kinase yields MIIGISGGTGSGKTTVARKIIQAVGPERVTFVQQDAYYRNLGDMPIELRHRVNFDHPDAFDTELLLNHLEALREGETIEQPIYDYVTHSRKAEAIHTEPRPVIIVDGILIFFSPQMRALMDMKIYVDTDADLRFIRRLERDVHERGRSVDSIVNQYLTTVRPMHLQFIEPLKRYADVIIPKGGDNEVGIDLITEKIKAILARAIPSQPG; encoded by the coding sequence ATGATCATTGGTATCAGTGGCGGCACCGGTTCGGGAAAAACCACTGTCGCCAGGAAAATCATTCAAGCTGTCGGCCCTGAAAGAGTGACCTTTGTCCAGCAGGATGCCTATTACCGCAACCTGGGAGACATGCCGATTGAACTGCGCCATCGAGTGAACTTTGATCATCCCGATGCTTTTGATACCGAATTACTTTTAAACCATCTTGAAGCTTTGCGTGAAGGCGAAACCATTGAACAACCAATTTATGACTATGTGACCCACTCACGCAAAGCCGAAGCGATCCATACTGAACCACGTCCCGTCATCATTGTTGACGGCATCTTAATTTTCTTCAGTCCACAAATGCGGGCACTGATGGACATGAAAATTTATGTTGATACTGATGCTGATTTGCGGTTTATCCGCCGATTGGAACGCGACGTTCACGAGCGAGGCCGGTCGGTGGATTCGATTGTCAATCAGTACCTGACGACGGTTCGCCCCATGCATTTGCAATTTATCGAACCGCTCAAACGCTATGCTGATGTGATCATCCCGAAAGGCGGCGACAACGAAGTCGGCATTGACCTGATCACCGAAAAGATCAAAGCCATTCTGGCACGAGCCATTCCAAGCCAACCGGGCTGA
- the rpmA gene encoding 50S ribosomal protein L27, whose translation MAHKKGVGSSRNGRDSNAKRLGVKRFGGQFVTGGSILVRQRGTRYKPGNNVGIGSDDTLFACVDGYVKFEDKGRKGKYISVYPTPAVVPQAQAAAAV comes from the coding sequence ATGGCTCACAAAAAAGGTGTCGGTAGTTCGCGAAACGGTCGCGATTCAAACGCAAAACGCCTTGGTGTAAAGCGTTTTGGTGGTCAGTTTGTGACAGGTGGTTCGATTTTGGTGCGTCAGCGCGGGACACGATACAAGCCCGGCAATAATGTTGGCATCGGTTCCGATGACACGTTGTTTGCTTGTGTTGACGGCTATGTCAAATTCGAAGACAAGGGACGTAAAGGAAAATACATCAGCGTGTATCCAACTCCAGCCGTGGTACCACAGGCTCAGGCTGCCGCCGCTGTCTAA
- a CDS encoding ADP-ribosylglycohydrolase family protein produces MLGTAVGDALGLPAEGLSRQRIRKWYGGTWRHRFCFGWGMVSDDTDHTVFVAQSLLAHPDSVERFTSRLGWCLRGWVASLPAGIGVATLRATLKLWIGFPPSRSGVFSAGNGPAMRSAPIGAFFAENQELRNAFVAASTRLTHTDPKAVIGAQAVTDIAAWVVRENPVSRPSTEDFLALLHQVGTDADWRELLQKLSAAIDEEISVETFADRLGLSRGVSGYMFHTVPVALYAWYRHFGNFEATLTSVLDLGGDTDTVAAITGALAGTVVGESGIPLQWRTGIWDWPRGRRILETIADRLADPGSSARPVRYFWPALPARNLLFLLIVLGHGFRRLAPPY; encoded by the coding sequence ATGCTTGGGACGGCTGTCGGGGATGCGCTCGGATTACCGGCAGAAGGGCTGTCCCGACAACGAATTCGAAAATGGTATGGTGGAACCTGGCGTCACCGATTTTGTTTTGGCTGGGGGATGGTGAGTGATGACACCGACCACACGGTTTTCGTGGCTCAGAGTTTACTAGCGCATCCAGACTCTGTCGAGCGTTTCACCAGCCGATTGGGATGGTGTTTGCGTGGCTGGGTGGCTTCACTGCCAGCCGGAATTGGCGTGGCCACCTTGCGAGCCACCTTGAAACTGTGGATTGGGTTCCCGCCCAGTCGGAGCGGAGTTTTCTCGGCTGGCAACGGGCCGGCGATGCGTTCGGCACCGATTGGAGCATTTTTTGCCGAAAACCAGGAACTGAGAAACGCCTTCGTTGCGGCATCAACCCGGCTTACCCATACGGACCCAAAAGCTGTAATCGGTGCGCAAGCCGTGACCGATATCGCCGCCTGGGTGGTGCGTGAAAATCCGGTCTCACGACCTTCCACAGAAGATTTTCTCGCCCTGTTGCATCAGGTTGGAACGGATGCCGACTGGCGGGAATTGCTCCAAAAGCTGTCAGCCGCAATTGATGAAGAGATTTCAGTTGAAACTTTTGCTGACAGGCTTGGACTGTCGCGAGGTGTTTCCGGCTATATGTTTCACACCGTTCCAGTTGCGCTTTATGCCTGGTACCGACATTTTGGGAATTTTGAAGCCACACTCACATCGGTGCTTGACCTGGGTGGCGATACTGACACGGTGGCCGCGATTACCGGTGCACTGGCCGGAACCGTGGTTGGTGAGTCGGGAATTCCTCTCCAGTGGCGTACTGGAATCTGGGACTGGCCACGTGGAAGGCGGATTCTGGAAACCATTGCTGACCGACTGGCTGATCCAGGGTCATCCGCTCGACCAGTCAGATATTTCTGGCCGGCACTTCCAGCCCGGAACCTGTTGTTTTTACTGATTGTGCTGGGGCATGGTTTCCGGCGGCTGGCGCCACCCTATTGA